A genomic region of Gemmata massiliana contains the following coding sequences:
- a CDS encoding sterol desaturase family protein has translation MLTAATILLAFALAFPVGTLVEYVLHRWLLHARSRTFVSHRHRMHHKSNEADTLWGDFRDFSLGAVPFCWLGFLHSLVAGIGFLLGGAAYVFVLALVHKLSHERPQLVFWMRPTSHELHHGETPRYNFGIVTRFWDRVFGTFADQMPTPRHLRRGGK, from the coding sequence ATGTTAACCGCGGCCACGATCCTACTTGCGTTCGCACTCGCGTTTCCCGTCGGAACGCTCGTCGAATACGTCCTCCACCGTTGGCTCCTCCACGCCCGGAGCCGCACGTTCGTATCGCACCGCCACCGGATGCACCACAAATCGAACGAAGCCGACACGTTGTGGGGCGATTTCCGCGATTTCTCGCTCGGAGCCGTTCCGTTCTGCTGGCTGGGGTTCCTGCACTCTCTGGTCGCCGGCATCGGGTTCCTTCTGGGCGGCGCGGCTTACGTGTTCGTGCTGGCACTGGTCCACAAACTCTCTCACGAGCGCCCGCAGCTCGTGTTCTGGATGCGCCCGACCTCGCACGAACTGCACCACGGCGAAACCCCGCGCTACAACTTCGGCATCGTCACCCGGTTTTGGGACCGCGTGTTCGGAACCTTCGCCGATCAAATGCCCACGCCCCGCCACCTGCGTCGAGGGGGCAAGTGA
- a CDS encoding fatty acid desaturase CarF family protein, with product MNTPVQPKPSAQPEFTLQPIEVVSVLGAIGLVLAHLVLFARVPEFWHWSTPLVIVLGLLGADFFATILHWAGDTWGTEATPWLGKRFLHPFRYHHARPLEMLKSHFFTTNGDTALSTLPFLLVPFVISLDTAGGRFTALFFASVGGWGMWTSQFHQWAHVKSPPRVVVWLQRHRVILSREHHLKHHKAPFATNYGITTGWCDGFLNAIRFFTALEWLVTKLTGCRPRSEFE from the coding sequence ATGAACACGCCGGTACAACCAAAACCTTCGGCGCAGCCCGAATTCACGCTCCAGCCGATCGAGGTCGTTTCGGTCCTCGGCGCAATCGGTTTGGTGCTGGCACACCTGGTCCTGTTCGCCCGTGTCCCCGAATTCTGGCACTGGTCCACGCCACTGGTGATTGTGCTCGGGTTACTTGGAGCAGATTTCTTCGCCACGATACTTCACTGGGCCGGGGATACATGGGGAACAGAAGCAACTCCGTGGCTCGGGAAGCGCTTTTTGCACCCGTTCCGGTACCACCACGCGCGCCCGCTGGAGATGCTGAAGAGTCATTTCTTCACTACCAACGGAGACACGGCCCTCTCCACCCTTCCCTTTCTTCTTGTGCCGTTCGTGATCTCGCTCGATACCGCGGGCGGGCGATTCACCGCCCTGTTCTTCGCTTCCGTTGGGGGCTGGGGCATGTGGACGAGTCAGTTCCATCAGTGGGCGCACGTGAAATCGCCGCCACGGGTAGTCGTGTGGTTGCAACGGCACCGCGTGATCCTGAGCCGCGAGCACCACTTGAAGCACCACAAGGCCCCGTTCGCAACAAACTACGGCATCACCACGGGCTGGTGCGACGGGTTCCTGAACGCGATCCGGTTCTTCACCGCACTGGAGTGGCTCGTGACCAAATTAACCGGGTGCCGTCCGCGAAGCGAGTTCGAGTGA
- the trxA gene encoding thioredoxin translates to MAASQWVVEGTMENFQQVVVDGSRERPIVIDFWAPWCGPCRALAPLLEKLANEKAGEFLLVKINTDENPDLAQMFQVEGIPAVFAVRDGQVVNNFTGLLPEEQLRAFIDDLSAEAPAPAEPTPLDQAVELEAHDRGAAGNAYRAMLATAPDDPAARVGLARVLLSAPGNEPQAIPLLSGVDFGDFATEAQRLKAIIYLREVPHADADLAAAQTAPTAEAKVALARILAARSDYTGAMDELLAAADDDRQLGRTAVRDLMLKVFEVIGPRSPQTDDYRKRLQSRLY, encoded by the coding sequence GTGGCTGCTTCGCAGTGGGTCGTTGAAGGGACGATGGAGAACTTCCAGCAGGTCGTCGTGGACGGGTCGCGCGAGCGCCCGATCGTGATCGACTTCTGGGCGCCGTGGTGCGGGCCGTGTCGGGCGCTCGCGCCACTGCTGGAAAAGCTGGCCAACGAAAAGGCCGGCGAGTTCCTGCTCGTAAAGATTAACACCGACGAGAACCCGGACCTCGCCCAGATGTTCCAGGTCGAGGGCATCCCGGCCGTGTTCGCAGTGCGCGACGGTCAGGTGGTCAACAACTTCACCGGGTTGCTACCGGAAGAGCAACTGCGCGCGTTCATTGATGATTTGAGTGCGGAAGCACCCGCTCCCGCGGAACCGACGCCACTGGACCAAGCGGTCGAACTGGAAGCACACGATCGCGGCGCGGCGGGTAATGCATACCGCGCGATGCTCGCGACGGCGCCGGACGACCCGGCCGCCCGCGTCGGACTGGCGCGCGTGCTGTTGTCGGCTCCGGGCAACGAGCCACAAGCGATTCCACTCCTCTCCGGGGTCGATTTCGGTGACTTCGCGACGGAAGCGCAGCGTCTCAAAGCGATTATTTACCTTCGCGAAGTGCCGCACGCCGATGCCGATCTCGCAGCGGCCCAGACCGCGCCCACAGCAGAAGCGAAGGTCGCACTCGCCCGAATTCTCGCCGCGCGTAGCGACTACACCGGCGCGATGGACGAACTCCTCGCGGCCGCGGACGACGACCGACAACTCGGGCGCACCGCGGTCCGGGATCTGATGCTCAAGGTGTTCGAGGTGATCGGCCCGCGCAGCCCCCAAACCGACGACTACCGCAAGCGGCTCCAGAGCCGGCTCTACTGA
- a CDS encoding DUF2330 domain-containing protein, which translates to MWTCVRFVVPALFVGVFAFPTPSEGCAVIPPRGVVVEVATESAIIIWDEKVKTQHFIRRATFAATAPGEAPVKDFGFLVPTPSVPVLEEVDDRGFDELAKITAPKIETRLPPSSGGCGMASAPKAVVGHADVEVLAEKHVAGYDAKVMKAGDSDALAAWLNERGYEVRPALARWLKPYLDKGWVVTAFKIAGTSSTGASPAVGAAAVRMSFTTEAPFFPYSEPDDMREAKTRRLFRVYAIANQKVAGVLGTKELWAGNTVWAGKPGANEWKGVGAHLKIPGWAPDEGTWLTEFEDAASPRKGGSDLTFVPAADQTPIERPARIVYAVRTDTGAAPAFAVLAGAAMCLFVSRFLTALVNRRMNAQ; encoded by the coding sequence ATGTGGACTTGCGTTCGATTCGTCGTGCCCGCTCTATTCGTGGGCGTGTTCGCGTTCCCCACTCCGTCCGAGGGGTGTGCCGTGATTCCGCCGCGTGGCGTTGTAGTGGAGGTCGCGACCGAGAGCGCGATCATCATTTGGGACGAAAAGGTCAAGACGCAACACTTCATCCGCCGGGCCACGTTTGCCGCGACCGCGCCGGGCGAAGCGCCGGTGAAAGACTTCGGGTTCCTCGTCCCCACACCGTCGGTGCCGGTCCTCGAAGAGGTCGACGATAGAGGGTTCGATGAACTCGCGAAGATCACGGCCCCCAAAATCGAAACGCGGTTGCCGCCGAGCAGTGGCGGGTGCGGGATGGCCAGCGCGCCGAAAGCCGTCGTCGGACACGCGGACGTCGAGGTGCTAGCCGAGAAGCACGTCGCCGGGTACGACGCGAAAGTGATGAAAGCCGGTGACAGCGACGCGCTCGCGGCGTGGCTGAACGAGCGCGGGTACGAAGTACGCCCGGCACTTGCGCGGTGGCTGAAACCGTACCTCGATAAGGGCTGGGTGGTCACTGCATTCAAGATCGCGGGTACTTCATCTACGGGGGCGAGTCCCGCCGTGGGAGCCGCGGCGGTGCGCATGAGCTTCACGACCGAGGCACCGTTCTTCCCGTACAGCGAGCCGGACGACATGCGCGAGGCGAAGACGCGCCGGTTGTTCCGCGTGTACGCGATCGCGAACCAGAAGGTGGCGGGTGTGCTCGGGACGAAGGAGTTGTGGGCGGGCAACACTGTGTGGGCCGGGAAGCCCGGTGCCAACGAGTGGAAGGGCGTCGGCGCGCATTTGAAGATCCCGGGCTGGGCGCCGGACGAGGGGACGTGGCTCACCGAATTCGAGGACGCCGCTTCGCCGCGAAAGGGCGGGAGCGATTTGACGTTCGTTCCGGCCGCCGATCAGACACCGATCGAGCGCCCGGCCCGCATCGTCTACGCGGTCCGGACCGATACGGGAGCCGCACCCGCGTTCGCCGTGCTTGCGGGTGCGGCTATGTGCTTGTTCGTGAGCCGGTTCCTGACCGCGCTCGTGAACCGGCGAATGAACGCTCAGTAG
- a CDS encoding alkaline phosphatase family protein — protein MRLLCLLAAILLAALLLAPDTVAEEPAHPRLVVLVYFDQFRGDYLARWKDEFGEGGFKRITTDGAWFQNCHYPYSYTVTAAGHSSVATGCVPAVHGVVGNDWYDRGVGKTVNCVGSDRHEQVPGRTAEGTDSDEKKGAKGGVSPERLLKPTIADAIKLGTDGKGKVVALSLKNRGAALPGGRAPDVCYWMDGGTGLFVTSTYYRDAVHPWVAAFNKSKPAERWRGKMWDRFRTDIDYAKLSGPDDIAGESKGASGQGRVFPHPFEPSDPKAKPAYLNAVYTSPFGNDLLLDLAERAISAEGLGKDDVPDLLSLSFSSNDAVGHAWGPDSQEVLDVTLRSDRIMKRLLDVLDAKVGRGKYVLAMTADHGICPLPEVSRKQGKDAARVQPALSAKVEAFLVEKYGKTAAKWVEASSGPWLYLNAKAVTAAGVKQADVEAELAQWLAKRDGVEAVSTRTALTAGVPPTDATGEMVARSFRAERCGDVYVLLKPYYLPTAVLDTGTTHGSPWEYDTHVPLVVYGTGVVPGVHTGRVTPLATAAILSTAAGVKAPSGATAPVPTGLFVPHRK, from the coding sequence GTGCGATTGCTCTGCCTTCTCGCTGCCATCTTGCTCGCCGCTTTGCTCCTCGCTCCGGATACCGTGGCCGAAGAGCCCGCGCACCCGCGGCTCGTGGTTCTGGTCTATTTCGACCAGTTCCGCGGCGACTACTTGGCGCGCTGGAAGGACGAGTTCGGGGAGGGCGGGTTCAAGCGCATTACGACGGACGGCGCGTGGTTCCAGAACTGTCACTACCCCTATTCCTACACCGTCACCGCGGCCGGGCACTCGTCGGTCGCCACCGGCTGCGTGCCGGCCGTTCACGGCGTCGTCGGCAACGACTGGTACGACCGGGGCGTCGGGAAGACCGTTAACTGTGTCGGGTCCGACCGGCACGAACAGGTTCCGGGGCGGACGGCCGAAGGCACGGACAGCGACGAGAAGAAGGGCGCGAAGGGTGGGGTGTCGCCGGAGCGCTTGCTGAAACCGACGATCGCCGACGCCATCAAACTGGGTACGGACGGGAAGGGGAAAGTCGTTGCGCTGTCGCTCAAGAACCGCGGCGCTGCACTCCCGGGCGGACGGGCACCCGACGTGTGCTACTGGATGGACGGTGGCACCGGTCTGTTCGTTACGTCCACGTATTACCGCGACGCGGTGCATCCGTGGGTCGCGGCGTTCAACAAGTCCAAGCCCGCCGAGCGCTGGCGCGGGAAGATGTGGGACCGGTTCCGCACGGACATCGACTACGCCAAACTGAGCGGCCCAGACGACATCGCGGGTGAGAGCAAGGGGGCTTCAGGTCAGGGGCGCGTGTTCCCGCACCCGTTCGAGCCGAGCGACCCGAAGGCGAAGCCCGCGTACCTGAACGCAGTTTACACGTCGCCGTTCGGGAACGACCTGTTGCTCGATCTCGCCGAGCGTGCGATTTCTGCGGAGGGGCTCGGTAAGGACGACGTTCCGGACCTGCTGTCGCTGAGTTTTTCGTCGAACGACGCGGTCGGGCACGCCTGGGGGCCGGATTCGCAGGAAGTGCTCGACGTGACGCTCCGGTCGGACCGGATCATGAAGCGGCTCTTGGACGTGCTCGATGCAAAGGTGGGGCGCGGGAAGTATGTGTTGGCAATGACGGCCGATCACGGTATCTGCCCGCTCCCCGAAGTGAGCCGCAAACAGGGCAAGGACGCGGCCCGCGTGCAGCCCGCGCTCTCGGCGAAGGTGGAAGCGTTCCTGGTCGAGAAGTACGGAAAGACCGCGGCGAAGTGGGTCGAGGCGTCGTCCGGTCCGTGGCTGTACCTGAACGCGAAGGCGGTCACGGCAGCGGGCGTGAAACAGGCCGACGTTGAAGCGGAACTGGCTCAGTGGCTGGCGAAACGCGATGGAGTGGAGGCCGTGTCCACCCGCACGGCTTTGACCGCCGGCGTTCCCCCCACTGACGCAACGGGTGAAATGGTCGCGCGGTCGTTCCGCGCGGAGCGCTGCGGTGACGTGTACGTGTTGCTGAAGCCGTACTATCTCCCGACCGCGGTCCTCGACACGGGCACCACGCACGGCAGCCCGTGGGAGTACGACACGCACGTCCCGCTGGTCGTTTACGGAACGGGCGTCGTGCCGGGAGTACACACGGGGCGCGTCACCCCGCTCGCGACGGCGGCGATCTTGTCAACCGCAGCCGGAGTAAAGGCACCGAGCGGAGCAACCGCGCCCGTACCGACTGGATTGTTCGTACCACACCGGAAGTAA
- a CDS encoding GrpB family protein: MRSRYSFADYSLEWPAAFEAAAKRLRLLFGAELVAVHHIGSTSVPGLAAKPIVDLMPVVRVIESVDPLVPAFRDAGYRDWGEYGLPGRRYFTRDRDGFRTHNVHVYQFDNPEVERHLAFCAYLRHDDSARQEYEEQKRAAYAMHPADIDAYNDAKNTWIKRTEQLALAWYRR; encoded by the coding sequence GTGCGGAGCCGGTACTCGTTCGCGGACTACTCCCTCGAATGGCCGGCGGCGTTCGAGGCGGCAGCGAAGCGACTCCGGCTCTTGTTCGGTGCGGAGTTGGTCGCCGTTCACCACATTGGCAGCACGTCCGTGCCCGGTTTGGCCGCCAAGCCGATCGTTGACCTGATGCCCGTGGTTCGTGTGATTGAGTCCGTTGATCCCCTGGTGCCCGCGTTCCGGGACGCGGGTTACCGGGATTGGGGCGAGTACGGTTTACCGGGGCGCCGGTACTTCACCCGGGACCGCGACGGGTTCCGAACGCACAACGTTCACGTCTATCAGTTCGATAACCCCGAAGTGGAGCGCCACCTGGCGTTCTGCGCGTACTTGCGACACGACGATTCGGCGCGGCAAGAGTACGAGGAACAGAAGCGCGCGGCCTACGCGATGCACCCGGCCGATATCGACGCATACAACGATGCGAAGAACACCTGGATCAAGCGAACCGAACAGCTGGCCCTGGCTTGGTACCGCAGATGA
- a CDS encoding c-type cytochrome has product MTCGGVLRAWPAPVCLSVALGLAVVGCQKKAEDTGSGGAPPVNSRNNPPGGFPGMGGPPGGVSPADVLAKLPGGEEFAAGKKVYADNKCVNCHKLGDTGMAMGPPPGVGGPPGGPPGGPGGPHGVGGGPPGMGGPPGMGGPPRPDLTKTGAEHAAQWLSEHIRDPKSHTPKSSMPAFGADKISDADLKALVDYLASRK; this is encoded by the coding sequence ATGACTTGCGGAGGTGTTCTGAGGGCGTGGCCCGCGCCGGTCTGCTTGAGCGTGGCGCTCGGACTCGCGGTCGTGGGGTGTCAGAAGAAGGCCGAAGACACGGGTTCGGGCGGTGCGCCACCCGTGAACTCGCGCAACAATCCGCCCGGTGGGTTCCCCGGAATGGGCGGCCCGCCGGGAGGCGTGTCTCCGGCAGACGTGCTCGCCAAATTGCCCGGCGGGGAAGAGTTCGCAGCCGGTAAGAAAGTGTACGCGGACAACAAGTGCGTTAACTGCCACAAACTCGGTGACACGGGTATGGCGATGGGGCCGCCTCCAGGGGTGGGTGGCCCTCCTGGTGGTCCCCCCGGCGGCCCTGGCGGTCCCCACGGTGTTGGAGGTGGTCCTCCGGGAATGGGCGGCCCTCCAGGGATGGGTGGCCCGCCGCGACCGGATCTTACCAAGACCGGCGCCGAACACGCGGCTCAGTGGCTCAGCGAGCACATCCGTGATCCGAAGTCGCACACGCCAAAGTCTTCGATGCCCGCGTTCGGCGCGGACAAGATCAGTGACGCAGACCTGAAGGCACTGGTCGACTATCTCGCCAGCCGCAAGTAG
- the argF gene encoding ornithine carbamoyltransferase — protein sequence MKHFLNLIDLTADELSHLLTEAARLKDAQARRIPSHSLSGRVVGLVFEKPSLRTRVSFESGVAQLGGTSLYLPGNEVGLGWRESLADFSRTISNYVDALVLRVYRHETLDGIAGTGSIPIINGLSDWSHPCQGLADILTVRELFGTETGRTIVFVGDGNNVARSLAVGCGRLGMRFVLACPIGYGFDDRFKSQYTAQVSPDFPREVNDPIAAVKGADVIYTDVWTSMGQEAEREERLRRFESFQVNGELLAKAPSHCKVLHCLPAHRGEEITDDVMDGAACAAFQQAGNRLHAQKAVLEWLLK from the coding sequence ATGAAACACTTTCTGAACCTCATCGACCTGACGGCGGACGAGTTGAGCCACCTGCTCACGGAGGCCGCGCGCCTCAAAGACGCGCAAGCGCGCCGCATCCCGTCGCATAGTTTGAGCGGGCGCGTGGTGGGGCTGGTGTTCGAGAAACCGTCGCTGCGCACGCGGGTGAGCTTCGAGAGTGGCGTCGCGCAGCTCGGCGGGACGAGTCTGTATCTGCCCGGCAACGAGGTCGGGTTGGGTTGGCGCGAGAGCCTCGCGGACTTCTCCCGCACCATTTCCAATTACGTCGATGCCCTGGTGCTCCGGGTGTACCGCCACGAAACGCTCGACGGGATCGCGGGCACCGGTAGCATTCCGATCATCAACGGCCTGTCGGACTGGTCGCACCCGTGCCAGGGACTGGCCGATATCCTGACCGTGCGCGAGCTGTTCGGCACCGAAACCGGGCGCACGATCGTGTTCGTGGGCGACGGCAACAACGTGGCGCGCTCGCTCGCGGTGGGGTGCGGCCGGCTCGGTATGCGATTCGTGCTCGCGTGCCCCATCGGGTACGGCTTCGACGACCGGTTCAAGTCCCAGTACACCGCACAGGTATCTCCCGATTTCCCTCGCGAAGTAAACGACCCGATCGCGGCCGTGAAGGGCGCGGACGTGATCTACACCGACGTGTGGACGAGCATGGGCCAAGAGGCCGAGCGCGAGGAACGCCTGCGCCGGTTCGAGTCGTTCCAGGTAAACGGTGAACTGCTCGCCAAAGCCCCGTCGCACTGCAAGGTGCTCCACTGCCTCCCCGCGCACCGCGGCGAGGAGATCACCGACGATGTGATGGACGGCGCTGCGTGTGCTGCGTTCCAGCAGGCCGGCAATCGGCTACACGCTCAGAAGGCCGTGTTGGAATGGCTGCTGAAGTGA
- a CDS encoding aspartate aminotransferase family protein has product MTTELLSSEQTIALAKKHLTGNYTRYPVCLVRGSNSWVWDAEGNRYLDFFPGWGCGILGHCPPRVVQAVQEQVATLIHVPNTWYTEPQSLLGQALAERTDFNGVSFFCNSGTEANEAAIKLARLNGKPKGKYKIVTLTGSFHGRTMGALTATAQPKYHAGVEPMLPGFNYAQYGDLESVAKAIDGETCAIMLEPIQGEGGVNVPPAGFLEGLRELCDKHGLLLILDEVQTGMGRTGKWFGYQNWNVRPDIITLAKALAGGVAMGALVATPEVAEKLKPGTHAATFGGNPLAARAALATIETIEQEGLLERGVQLGARFQQRFLELKEKCPLITDVRVKGTMIGVELSVEGAPVVQGCLEKGLLINCTHQTVLRLLPALTLSDEQLEDGCDIISEVLLNLRQSS; this is encoded by the coding sequence ATGACAACCGAACTGCTTTCCAGCGAACAGACCATCGCCCTGGCGAAAAAGCACCTGACCGGGAACTACACCCGATACCCGGTGTGCCTGGTGCGGGGGAGCAATTCCTGGGTGTGGGACGCGGAGGGCAACAGGTACTTGGACTTCTTCCCGGGGTGGGGCTGCGGCATCCTCGGGCACTGCCCGCCGCGCGTGGTGCAGGCCGTTCAGGAGCAGGTCGCGACGCTCATCCACGTGCCGAACACGTGGTACACCGAGCCGCAATCGCTGCTCGGCCAGGCGCTCGCCGAGCGCACCGACTTCAACGGCGTGTCGTTCTTCTGTAACAGCGGCACCGAGGCGAACGAAGCCGCGATCAAGCTCGCGCGCCTCAACGGGAAGCCCAAGGGCAAGTACAAGATCGTGACCCTCACGGGCAGTTTCCACGGCCGCACGATGGGCGCGCTCACCGCGACCGCGCAGCCGAAGTACCACGCCGGCGTTGAACCGATGCTGCCCGGCTTCAATTACGCCCAGTACGGCGATCTGGAGAGCGTCGCGAAGGCCATTGATGGCGAAACCTGCGCGATCATGCTCGAGCCGATCCAGGGCGAGGGCGGTGTGAACGTTCCGCCCGCGGGGTTCCTCGAAGGGCTGCGCGAGCTGTGCGACAAGCACGGGCTGCTCCTCATCCTCGACGAAGTGCAGACCGGGATGGGGCGCACGGGTAAGTGGTTCGGGTACCAGAATTGGAACGTCCGCCCGGACATCATTACGCTGGCCAAGGCGCTCGCCGGGGGCGTCGCGATGGGCGCTCTCGTCGCGACGCCGGAGGTCGCGGAGAAGCTCAAGCCCGGCACGCACGCGGCCACGTTCGGTGGGAACCCGCTCGCGGCCCGCGCGGCGCTCGCCACCATCGAGACGATCGAGCAAGAGGGGCTCCTGGAACGCGGCGTGCAACTCGGCGCGCGGTTCCAACAGCGGTTCCTCGAACTGAAGGAAAAGTGCCCGCTGATTACCGACGTCCGCGTGAAGGGCACGATGATCGGCGTGGAACTGAGCGTCGAAGGCGCGCCGGTGGTACAGGGGTGCTTGGAGAAGGGGTTGCTCATCAACTGCACGCACCAGACCGTTCTGCGGTTGCTCCCGGCACTGACCCTGTCGGACGAGCAACTCGAAGACGGCTGTGACATTATTTCGGAGGTGCTGCTGAACCTCCGCCAGTCGTCGTAA
- the argB gene encoding acetylglutamate kinase, with protein sequence MSEPSLTAEVFAAAVERLTAHRGRPIVVKLGGSAMEDPAATDACLRSVVTLFRFGVEVVLVHGGGKPIDRAMAETGLTPRKVAGRRYTDDDTLKIVVRVLQEIGHDLADRLTKWGCPATVTPDALLGERLVLPGADGKPIDLGRVGTPTDLAHSPIGRAGTPYDYVQVIPSIARDTEGQWLNVNADTAASFVAGALKADKAVFLTDTPGVLRDRANPKSLIPQLTERECRDLIASGVIDGGMVPKVEACFEALDACAKSALILDGRVPYSLLNVFLHDTFTGTVITR encoded by the coding sequence ATGTCCGAGCCGAGCCTTACCGCCGAAGTATTTGCCGCTGCCGTTGAGCGATTGACCGCGCACCGCGGTCGACCAATCGTGGTGAAGCTCGGCGGTAGCGCGATGGAAGATCCCGCCGCGACCGACGCCTGTCTGCGTTCCGTCGTTACGCTGTTTCGGTTCGGTGTCGAGGTGGTGCTCGTCCACGGCGGCGGGAAACCGATCGACCGCGCAATGGCCGAAACTGGTCTCACGCCGCGGAAGGTCGCCGGGCGCCGGTACACGGACGATGACACGCTCAAAATCGTCGTCCGCGTGCTACAGGAGATCGGTCACGATCTGGCCGACCGCCTGACGAAATGGGGGTGCCCGGCCACGGTCACTCCCGACGCACTGCTCGGTGAACGACTCGTGCTGCCGGGGGCCGATGGTAAGCCCATCGATCTCGGTCGGGTCGGAACGCCGACGGACCTCGCGCACTCTCCGATCGGGCGCGCGGGAACCCCTTACGATTACGTTCAAGTTATTCCCTCGATCGCGCGCGACACTGAGGGGCAGTGGTTGAACGTGAACGCCGATACCGCGGCGTCCTTTGTGGCCGGCGCGCTGAAGGCCGACAAAGCCGTTTTCCTGACCGACACGCCGGGCGTGCTCCGCGACCGCGCGAACCCCAAGTCACTGATCCCTCAACTCACAGAGCGCGAGTGCCGCGACCTGATCGCCTCGGGCGTGATCGACGGCGGCATGGTGCCGAAGGTCGAAGCGTGCTTCGAGGCGCTCGACGCCTGTGCGAAATCCGCTCTCATTCTCGACGGCAGGGTGCCCTACTCCCTGCTGAACGTGTTCCTCCACGACACGTTTACCGGCACCGTCATCACGCGGTAA